In the Caballeronia sp. NK8 genome, GCCGAACGGCAGATAACCTCGATGCAGCGCGACGCCGTTCAGCACCGCGCTCATGCCGAATTCGCGCACGCCGAAGTGGATGTAATTGCCCTTTTCCGGCGCGGCGGTCACATCGACCGCGTCCTTCCAGCGCGTGAGGTTCGATCCGGTCAGGTCCGCCGAGCCGCCGAGCAGTTCGGGCAACGCGCGCGCGAGGCCCTCGATCGCGAGTTGCGAGGCCTTGCGCGTCGCGACCGTCTGCCGCGCGCGGTCCGCGTCGCGCACCAGCGCATGCGCGGTGTCGCGCCAGTTCGCGGGCAGCGCGCCGCGCGCACGGCGCTCGAACTCGGCGGCTTCGCGCGGAAACACGCGGCGATAGGCGTCCATACGGCGATGCCAGTCTTGCTGCGCCGCCGCGCCCGTTTCGAGCGCGTCCCACGACGCGCGGATCGACGATGGAATCTCGAACGGCGCATGTGTCCAGTCGAGCGCGCGGCGCGTCGCATCGACTTCTTCGGCGGGCAGCGGCGCGCCGTGCACGTCGTGCGTGCCGGCCAGCTTCGGCGCGCCAAGGCCGATCACCGTCTTGCAGCAGATCAGCGTCGGACGATCCGACTCGCGCGCCAGTTGCAACGCGTGCGACACGTCGTCGACATCGTGGCCGTCCACCGCGCGCACCACATGCCAGCCGTAGGATTCGAAGCGCTTCGGCGTATCGTCGGTGAACCAGCCGTCCACGTGGCCGTCGATCGAAATGCCGTTGTCGTCGTAGAGCACGGTGAGCTTGCCGAGCCGCAACGTGCCCGCGAGCGACGCCGCCTCATGCGACACGCCTTCCATCAGACAGCCGTCGCCCACGAACACATACGTGCGATGATCGACGATCTCATGCCCCGGCCGATTGAACTCGCGCGCGAGCAAGGCTTCAGCCAGCGCCATGCCGACCGCATTGGTCAAACCCTGTCCGAGCGGCCCGGTCGTCGTTTCGACGCCTGGCGTCACGCCCACTTCCGGATGCCCGGGCGTCTTGCTGCCCATCTGCCGAAAGCGTCTGATCTCGTCGATGGACACGTCATAGCCGCTCAGATGCAGCAACGCGTAGAGCAGCATCGAGCCATGACCGTTCGACAGCACGAAGCGGTCGCGATCCGGCCAGTCGGGATCGGCGGGGTTGTGCTTCAGATGACGTCCCCACAGTGCGACCGCGATCTCCGCCATGCCCATCGGCATGCCGGGGTGACCGGAGTTCGCCTGGCTCACGGCATCGACGGCTAGCATGCGCAGTGCGTTCGCCATCTGGCGCGTATCGTGTGAGTCGGGTGAGCGGTTGAGTCGGGGCAAAGCTTCAGCGACGGCATTCATGAGATGCCTCCTTTCGATGCGATGATGAGAAACCTGTCTCAGGCGCGCGCGCAGCGGTCGCGCAACTGCAGAATCATCGGCGTGAAGATGAGCTGCATCGCGAGACCCATCTTGCCGCCCGGCACGACGATCACATTCGGGCGCGACATGAACGAGTCGTGCAGCATCGTCAGCAGATACGGAAAGTCGATGCCCTTCGGCTTGGCGAAGCGGATCACGACGAAGCTCTCGTCGGGCTGCGGAATCTCGCGCGCGGTGAACGGGTTCGACGTATCCACGGTCGGCACGCGCTGGAAATTCACATGCGTGCGCGAGAACTGCGGACAGATGTAGTTCACGTAATCGGGCATGCGGCGCAGGATCGTATCGACGACCGCCTCATGCGAATAGCCGCGCATCGTCTGATCGCGATGCAGCTTCTGAATCCATTCGAGATTGATGATCGGCACCACGCCGACGAGCAGATCCGCATGACGCGCGATATCGACCTTGCCGGTCACCGCGCCGCCATGCAGGCCTTCGTAGAACATCATGTCCGTGCCGGGCGTGATGTCTTCCCACGGCGTGAAGGTGCCCGCGTCCTGCCTGTAGTGCGCGGCTTCGCCTTCATCGTGCACGTAATGGCGAAACTTGCCGCTGCCGGTTTCGCCGTAGGTATCGAACAGGGTTTCGAGTTCTTCGAGCAGGTTCGCTTCCGGCCCGAAGTGGCTGAAGTTGACGAGGCCGTCGCGTTCGCTCTGCTTCATCGCCTCGCGCATGCCGAGACGATCGTAGCGATGAAATGCGTCGCCTTCGACGATCTGCGCATTGATTTTTTCGCGCCTGAAGATATGCGTGAAGCTCTTCATGACGGTGGTGGTGCCGGCGCCGCTGGAGCCCGTCACCGCGACGATCGGATGCTTGACTGACATGCGCTTGCCTCCCTGCTGTTATGTAATGAGCGCTGTTTCAGATGCGATTCACGCTTGCGTTTCCGGCAGGAACAACGAGCGTTCCTTGAACAACGGCGACGTGAACGGCTTGTCCTCGCCGCGATCGTATTCGCCGTGATAGCGCTGAATGCGCTGGACTTCGTTGCGTGAACCGAGAATCACCGGCACGCGTTGATGCAGCGCTTTCGGCTCGACATCGAGAATGCGCTCGCGCCCCGTGATCGACAGTCCGCCCGCCTGCTCGACGAGGAAGCTCATCGGGCTTGCTTCGTAAAGCAGACGCAGGCGCCCTTCCATCTCGGGCGTCTTGAAGTCGCGCGGATACATGAAGACGCCGCCGCGCATCAGGATGCGATGCACTTCGGCGACCATCGATGCGATCCAGCGCATGTTGAAGTCCTGCGTGCGGCAACCGGTGCGGCCGTCCTTGCATTCCTGCACGTAGCGGCGCACGGGCGGCTCCCAGAAGCGCTCGTTCGATACGTTGATCGCGAACTCGCATGAATCCTCGGGAATGCGGATATCGGAATGCGTGAGCACGAAGTTGCCGACATCGCGTTCCAGCGTGAAGCCGTGCGTGCCATTGCCGACGGAGAGCACGAGCATCGTCGATGGGCCGTAGATCGCGTAGCCCGCCGCGACCTGCTCGCGGCCCGGGCGCAGGAACGCGGCTTCGTCGGCGGGCTGGTCTTCGTCGGCGCCGCGTCTGAGCACGGAAAAGATCGAGCCGACCACGCCGTTGATATCGATATTCGATGAGCCGTCGAGCGGATCGAACGCGAGCAGATACTCGCCGCGCGGATAAGCTTCGGGAATCGCATAGACTTCGTCCATCTCTTCCGACACCATGCCCGCGAGCAGCCCGTCCCATTCGCAATGCTGCAGGAAGATATCGTTGGTCACGAGGTCGAGCTTCTTCTGTTCCTCGCCATGCGTGTTGATCGAATGGGCCGTGCCGTGCTGTCCGCCCAGCGCGCCGCGCGTCAATGCGGCGGCGATCGTCTTGATCGACGCGGCCACATCGATCAGCAGCGCCGACAGGCCGCTCGCCGCTTCGGGACCGGGCTTGCGGTCCAGCGTGTCGATCAGGAACTTCGATAAGGTCGTGCGTCCATCCTGCATCGCGCTTCTCCCTGTCGTCATGAATCGGTGAACACGCGGCTCGCGCGGATATCGCTCGCGTCGAGTTGCATCAGCGCGTGGGCGTCGGCGGCGCCGCTGCCGCTTTCGGCGGCCGCGAAAAGACGATTCGCCTGACGCAGGCGCGCGCGGTCGAGCGCATTGCGCACCGAGCGCGCGTTGGCGAAGTTCGGTTGCCTGATGCGGCGCGCGAGATACTCTTCGAAGGCGCCGCGCGCGTCGTCGTCGAAGCGGTAGTGCATGTCGGTCAGCATGTGCTCGGCGATCTGCAGCAGTTCATCGGGCGCATAGTCCGGAAACACGAGGTGATGCGCGATGCGCGAACGAAAGCCCGGATTGCTGTGGAAGAACGTTTCCATGCGCGATTCGTATCCCGCGAGAATCACGACGAGATCGTCGCGCTGGTTTTCCATGGTCTGCAGCAGGATTTCAATCGCTTCCTGCCCGTAGTCGCGCTCGTTCTCCGGGCGATACAGGTAATAGGCCTCGTCGATGAACAGCACGCCGCCCATCGCGCGCTTGAGCACTTCGCGCGTTTTGGGCGCGGTGTGGCCGATGTACTGGCCGACGAGATCGTCGCGCGTCACCGAGACGAGATGATTGCGGCGGATATAGCCGAGCCGGTGCAGCACCTGCGCCATGCGCAGCGCGACCGTGGTCTTGCCGGTGCCGGGATTGCCCGAGAAGCACATGTGCAGCGTGGGCGCACCCGACGCGATACCGAGCGTCGCGCGGGCGCGCTCCACGAGCAGATGCGCGGCGATCTCGCGGATACGCGTCTTGACGGGCGCAAGGCCGATGAGATCGCGGTCGAGTTCCGCCAGCACTTCGCCGATGCGCGATTCGCGATAGAGCGCCATCAGATCGGCATGCGTTGCGAGGGCTTCCTTTTCGAGCGTGGCTTCGGCGCTCATGATTTCCTCTCCTCATCGATAGCGCTCGCCGCTCGGACGATCGGTTGCGTAGGTGCGGATCGCGTAGCGCTGCACGCGGCTTCTTTCGTCCTGGCGTTCGAGGCGGAAGCCCTTTTCCTGCTCGGGGCGGTTGACCATGAATGACAGGCGCATCGTTTCGAAACCGCGTACCGAGTCGAATGCGTTCACCTTGATGTAGTGGTCGGGGTAGGTCTTGCGGCAGGCGTTCACTTCCATCAGCACGCCGGCGGCGTCGTGGAGATCGAACATGGGGAGGCCCCACATTTCCCAATAGGTGTTTCGAGGGTGGGGATCGTCGGTGAATTCCACCGAACAGGCCCAGCCTTGATCTAATGCGTAGTTGATCTGGGACGCTATCTCTTCGTCGGTCAAGGGTGGGAGGAAGGAAAAGGTTCCTTGTGTTATCAGCATTTCGGCATCCTTAGGTTGATGGGTTTCATGCGGGGAATCCTGTGATCGTGTCGGTCTATTTGCACTGCCCCTCCCCGGGGCGGGGGTCACTTTCTTTGCTGCTGCAAAGAAAGTAACCAAAGAAAGCAGCTTTCCCCATCCAAAGCACTTCATGCCGGCCGCGGCACAGGCGATCGGTCTTGGCACAGCAGTAGCGAGTGCCCTCACAGGCCACCTCGGGCTTGGACCGCGCACGGTCTGCCACATGGCACCACGTGCGTGACTGGTTCAGCACCAAATGGCTCCGGCCCGCTGCGCGCTGCGCGGCCGATGGGTCAATCGGGTCTGCGTGTGCTTCAGCGTTTCTCTTGTCTCGTCGGTTTCCCTTGCATACCCCGCGGCAGCGCATAGCGCTGTGCCGAAGCTATTTCGTGCTGAACCAGTGCGCTTAAACAACCAGCTCGGCAGACCGTGCGCGGTCCAAGCCCGAGATGGCCTACGAGGGCACTCGCTACTGACGCCACGATCGACGAGAAGAACACTCAAATTGCGTGTGACCGCGGGCGTCTCGGGCTGCTTTCTTTGGTTACTTTCTTTGCAGCAGCAAAGAAAGTGACTGCCGCCCCGCACAGGGGCAACGCCAATAAACCAACACGAACACGGGATCCGGCGACAACAATAAGCATCAAACCGAAGCCGAAGCAGTAACAGCAAAATCCGGCGTATCCGTCGACGCATAATTGAAAGTGACATCGCGCCAGGTCTCGAGCGCCTGCCTCAACGGCGTACACCCACGCGCAGCGGCATCGAGAATATCCAGCCCTTCATTGGCGATATCCCGCCCTTCATTCCGCGCCTTGACCATCGCCTCGAGCGCGACGCGATTGGCCGTCGCCCCGGCCTGAATCCCTTGCGGATGCCCGATCGTGCCGCCACCGAATTGCAGAATGCAGTCATCGCCAAAGAGATCGAGCAGTTGATGCATCTGCCCAGCGTGAATGCCGCCCGACGCCACGGGCATCACTTTCCGCAATCCCGCCCAAGGCTGATCGAAGAAAATCCCGCGCGACAGATCGACTTCATTGCGCGCCTCGCGGCACACGTTGTAGTACCCCTGCACCGACAACGGATCGCCTTCCAGTTTGCCCACTGCCGTGCCCGCATGGGCGTGATCCACGCCGGCCATGCGCAGCCACTTCGCAATCACGCGAAACGAGATGCCATGATTGCGCTGCCGCGTATAAGTCCCATGCCCCGCGCGATGCAGATGCAGGATCATGTCATTGCGGCGCGCCCACTTCGACATCGACTGGATCGCGGTCCAGCCGATCACGAGATCGATCATCACGATGCACGAGCCCAGTTCCTTCGCGAACTCCGCGCGCTCGTACATGTCCTCCATCGTCCCGGCGGTCACGTTCAGATAGTGACCCTTCATTTCGCCGGTTTCGGCCTGCGCGCGGCTCACCGCTTCCATCGCGAACAGATAGCGGTCGCGCCAGTGCATGAACGCCTGCGAGTTGATGTTCTCATCGTCCTTCAGAAAATCGAGCCCGCCCTTCAGCCCTTCATACACCACGCGCCCATAGTTCTTGCCCGACAAACCGAGCTTCGGCTTCACCGTCGCGCCGAGCAGCGGCCGCCCGTACTTGTCGAGCCGCTCGCGCTCGACGATGATGCCCGTCGGCGGTCCCTGAAACGTCTTCAGATACGCAACCGGAATACGCATGTCCTCGAGACGCAGCGCCTTGAGCGGCTTGAAGCCGAACACATTGCCGATGATCGACGCCGTCAGGTTCGCGACCGATCCTTCCTCGAACAGATCGAGCTCGTAAGCGATGTACGCGAAGTACTGCGGCTCGTCGGCGCGCGCGTTGGGCACCAGTTCGACGCGATACGCCTTCGCGCGATACATGTCGCACGCGGTGAGGCGGTCGGTCCAGACGACGGTCCATGTCGCCGTCGACGATTCCCCCGCCACGGCGGCCGCCGCTTCCTCGGGCTCGACGCCCGCTTGCGGCGTGATGCGAAAGAGCGCGATGACGTCGGTGTCCTTCGGCGTGTAGTCGGGCTGCCAGTAGCCCATCTCGCGATACTTCATGACGCCGGCCGCATAGCGCGAGCGCGGATCGGACGGATTGCGCGCCGCCTCGACGGCGGCCTTGCTGAAGTCGTTCATTCCGTTTCCTCGACAGTGACGGTGAAAGAGACCTGCGCCTGCTGTGATTGCAGAGTAAGCAGTGGCCGCGAGGAAAGGAATTCACGATTAACTTGTGCGGGCATAAGCAATGCCTTATTCCGGATTTGCCCTGATGCGAACATCGATCACCGGATGGGACACTTTGTTCTGATTCCGTCACAGTCGAGTTGCACGCAGCGCAAGCGGCGCTCTTCGGCATCCGCTTCATGTCACTGGCATGGCGCTTGCATCTTCGAATGGCCGGCGTCTGCATCGGCATATGATTGAAGCGACATCAACCTACTCAGATGGAGGAACGCCCATGCAATGGACTACCCCTAGCTTCACCGATATGCGTTTTGGCTTTGAGATCACGATGTATATCGCTACCCGCTGAATGCGGGCCAACCCGCACGAAGCCGCGCCCATGCGTTTCGCGGTTCTTTCGTGCGGTCACGAATTCCCTGGCCGACCATCATGATTTTCGAAACCATCGTCACGACTGCGGACCGCGATGGCCGGCCGCACATCGCGCCGATGGGCGTGCGCTTCGAAGAAGGCTTCGCGATTCTCGCGCCGTTCCGTCCATCGACGACGCTCGACAACGTGCTCTCCACAAAGAGCGCCGTGATCAACTTCACGACGGACGTGCGCGTCTTCGCCGGCTGCGTGACGGGCTTCGCGCGCGACTGGCCGACGGTCGCGGCGGACACCGTTCCGAGCGTGCGGCTCGCGACGACGCTCGCGCACACTGAGCTGCGTCTCGCCGAAATACTCGACGACGAAACGCGTCCCATATTGCGCATGGAATGCGTGCATCGCGCAAACCATGCGCCGTTTGCAGGCTTCAATCGTGCGCAGGCGGCGGTCGTCGAAGGCGCGATTCTCGTGAGCCGGCTCTTCATGTTGCCGGCTGAGAAGGTGGATAGCGAGATCGGGTATCTGCGCATCGCAATCGACAAGACCGCGGGCGACGCCGAGCGCGAGGCGTGGCAATGGATATTGCGCGCGATCGAGGCGCATCGCGCGAAGGCGCTGACCTGACGCTGTTTCCGTAGCAAACCCTCTGGAGTTTCGACGATGACCGCATTGCTCGCGAGCGTCCGCTCGGCCGACGAAGCATTCGATGCCGCGAACGCCGGCGCCGAACTGATCGACCTGAAGGAGCCGAGCGCGGGGGCGCTTGGAGGTGTCGCGATCGGCGAGATCGCGCGGATCGTGCGGGAGTTGCGCGCGCGATATGCGGTGCGGCCGATCAGCGCGACCATCGGCGATTTGCCCAACGATGCGCTCGACGAGATTACCGCGCGGGTGCTCGATGTCGCGGCGGCTGGCGTCGATTATGTGAAGGTGGGGGTATCGCCGGGGGCGGGGGCTGTTGCGTGCCTGCGGCATCTGGCGAGCTTGCCGGCGGCGGTCGTGCCGGTGTTGCTGTCGGACGATGGCGTGGATCGTGAGCTTGCTGTGCTTGCGGCGCAGTTGGGTTTTGTGGGCATCGTGTTCGATACGGCGCTGAAGGACGGGCGGACGTTGTTCGATTGCGTCGATGTCGGGGTGCTGGCGGGGTGCATCGCGGATGCGCGGTCGAAAGGCGTGATGACCGCGGTCGCCGGGTCCCTGCGTTGGGATGATCGGGACAGGATTCTTATGCTCTCGCC is a window encoding:
- the tkt gene encoding transketolase, whose protein sequence is MNAVAEALPRLNRSPDSHDTRQMANALRMLAVDAVSQANSGHPGMPMGMAEIAVALWGRHLKHNPADPDWPDRDRFVLSNGHGSMLLYALLHLSGYDVSIDEIRRFRQMGSKTPGHPEVGVTPGVETTTGPLGQGLTNAVGMALAEALLAREFNRPGHEIVDHRTYVFVGDGCLMEGVSHEAASLAGTLRLGKLTVLYDDNGISIDGHVDGWFTDDTPKRFESYGWHVVRAVDGHDVDDVSHALQLARESDRPTLICCKTVIGLGAPKLAGTHDVHGAPLPAEEVDATRRALDWTHAPFEIPSSIRASWDALETGAAAQQDWHRRMDAYRRVFPREAAEFERRARGALPANWRDTAHALVRDADRARQTVATRKASQLAIEGLARALPELLGGSADLTGSNLTRWKDAVDVTAAPEKGNYIHFGVREFGMSAVLNGVALHRGYLPFGGTFLTFSDYSRNALRMAALMKTRTVFVFTHDSIGLGEDGPTHQPIEHAASLRMIPGLDVWRPCDTVETMQAWISAVERDRPSCLLLSRQNLPFVPRDEAQIDGIERGGYVLADWPSTCERDARRVVLIATGSEVALALAAVEPLKQEGILARVVSMPSTTVFDRQCNVWRERVMPEGVPRVAIEAGVTSFWRQYVGLKGGVIGIDRFGESAPASELFAHFGVTTDALVEEARRVAA
- a CDS encoding phosphoribulokinase, giving the protein MSVKHPIVAVTGSSGAGTTTVMKSFTHIFRREKINAQIVEGDAFHRYDRLGMREAMKQSERDGLVNFSHFGPEANLLEELETLFDTYGETGSGKFRHYVHDEGEAAHYRQDAGTFTPWEDITPGTDMMFYEGLHGGAVTGKVDIARHADLLVGVVPIINLEWIQKLHRDQTMRGYSHEAVVDTILRRMPDYVNYICPQFSRTHVNFQRVPTVDTSNPFTAREIPQPDESFVVIRFAKPKGIDFPYLLTMLHDSFMSRPNVIVVPGGKMGLAMQLIFTPMILQLRDRCARA
- a CDS encoding class 1 fructose-bisphosphatase, with protein sequence MQDGRTTLSKFLIDTLDRKPGPEAASGLSALLIDVAASIKTIAAALTRGALGGQHGTAHSINTHGEEQKKLDLVTNDIFLQHCEWDGLLAGMVSEEMDEVYAIPEAYPRGEYLLAFDPLDGSSNIDINGVVGSIFSVLRRGADEDQPADEAAFLRPGREQVAAGYAIYGPSTMLVLSVGNGTHGFTLERDVGNFVLTHSDIRIPEDSCEFAINVSNERFWEPPVRRYVQECKDGRTGCRTQDFNMRWIASMVAEVHRILMRGGVFMYPRDFKTPEMEGRLRLLYEASPMSFLVEQAGGLSITGRERILDVEPKALHQRVPVILGSRNEVQRIQRYHGEYDRGEDKPFTSPLFKERSLFLPETQA
- the cbbX gene encoding CbbX protein, whose product is MSAEATLEKEALATHADLMALYRESRIGEVLAELDRDLIGLAPVKTRIREIAAHLLVERARATLGIASGAPTLHMCFSGNPGTGKTTVALRMAQVLHRLGYIRRNHLVSVTRDDLVGQYIGHTAPKTREVLKRAMGGVLFIDEAYYLYRPENERDYGQEAIEILLQTMENQRDDLVVILAGYESRMETFFHSNPGFRSRIAHHLVFPDYAPDELLQIAEHMLTDMHYRFDDDARGAFEEYLARRIRQPNFANARSVRNALDRARLRQANRLFAAAESGSGAADAHALMQLDASDIRASRVFTDS
- a CDS encoding ribulose bisphosphate carboxylase small subunit, with the translated sequence MLITQGTFSFLPPLTDEEIASQINYALDQGWACSVEFTDDPHPRNTYWEMWGLPMFDLHDAAGVLMEVNACRKTYPDHYIKVNAFDSVRGFETMRLSFMVNRPEQEKGFRLERQDERSRVQRYAIRTYATDRPSGERYR
- a CDS encoding form I ribulose bisphosphate carboxylase large subunit, with protein sequence MNDFSKAAVEAARNPSDPRSRYAAGVMKYREMGYWQPDYTPKDTDVIALFRITPQAGVEPEEAAAAVAGESSTATWTVVWTDRLTACDMYRAKAYRVELVPNARADEPQYFAYIAYELDLFEEGSVANLTASIIGNVFGFKPLKALRLEDMRIPVAYLKTFQGPPTGIIVERERLDKYGRPLLGATVKPKLGLSGKNYGRVVYEGLKGGLDFLKDDENINSQAFMHWRDRYLFAMEAVSRAQAETGEMKGHYLNVTAGTMEDMYERAEFAKELGSCIVMIDLVIGWTAIQSMSKWARRNDMILHLHRAGHGTYTRQRNHGISFRVIAKWLRMAGVDHAHAGTAVGKLEGDPLSVQGYYNVCREARNEVDLSRGIFFDQPWAGLRKVMPVASGGIHAGQMHQLLDLFGDDCILQFGGGTIGHPQGIQAGATANRVALEAMVKARNEGRDIANEGLDILDAAARGCTPLRQALETWRDVTFNYASTDTPDFAVTASASV
- the pqqA gene encoding pyrroloquinoline quinone precursor peptide PqqA, yielding MQWTTPSFTDMRFGFEITMYIATR
- a CDS encoding DUF447 domain-containing protein; this translates as MIFETIVTTADRDGRPHIAPMGVRFEEGFAILAPFRPSTTLDNVLSTKSAVINFTTDVRVFAGCVTGFARDWPTVAADTVPSVRLATTLAHTELRLAEILDDETRPILRMECVHRANHAPFAGFNRAQAAVVEGAILVSRLFMLPAEKVDSEIGYLRIAIDKTAGDAEREAWQWILRAIEAHRAKALT
- a CDS encoding (5-formylfuran-3-yl)methyl phosphate synthase, with product MTALLASVRSADEAFDAANAGAELIDLKEPSAGALGGVAIGEIARIVRELRARYAVRPISATIGDLPNDALDEITARVLDVAAAGVDYVKVGVSPGAGAVACLRHLASLPAAVVPVLLSDDGVDRELAVLAAQLGFVGIVFDTALKDGRTLFDCVDVGVLAGCIADARSKGVMTAVAGSLRWDDRDRILMLSPDIAGFRGALCEEREGRGGRLDPRRVEKWVRVLHGVGG